The Candidatus Abawacabacteria bacterium region ACGACAGGCTTAAATTGAATCGGAAATGTAAATACGCTCCATCAATCTTCTGTAAGTAGCACCAAACTGTTTCAAAATGGATTCGTGGCAGGCCCGGAAGGAATCGAACCTTCATCGACGGTTTTGGAGACCGTAGTCCTACCGTTGAACGACAGGCCTAAATTGAATCGGAAATGTGAATACGCTCTGTCAATCTTTTGTAAGCAGCACCAAACTGTTTTAAACTTTTTTCTCGCTTTGTTGCTAACTTTTTCTCTTGATACCCTTCGATGTATAGTAGCGTGAATGGACGTCGATGGCGAGTGGATTTTACAAGACCTTCATTATGTTGTCCAAGCCTGATCAGATAATCTTGAGAATAGCCTATGTAAAGCTTTTTATCCTTGCTAGACTGAAGAATATAGATGTAATACATAAGTGACGGTTTTGGACCCCGCACGATAGAGCGGGGCTACCGTTGAACGACAGGCCTATATGCGATGCAGATAGTACGAGACGTCTGTATTCAAGTCAATCGAGAATCGAAGTGTGGAAGATTGTGCAAAACTTTGGAAAGATTCGCATCTTATGCTATCTTCTGCACGTTGAAGCAGCCTTTTTTATGGACGAAAGAGAACTACGGGAGTTTTGGCATGGTATTTTACGGGCATTACAGCCTTCGATTAAACGAGCTGAATTTCTCACTTGGTTTGGCAATACAAATGTTCATGCTTTTCAGGATGGAACTTTAATTTTGGCGGTGCCCACTATGTTTTATCAGTCTTGGATCAATAGTAAATATATGCCTTTAATTAAGGCTGAGGCTAAAAGGCTAAATAGCGATGTTCAAGATGTGAAAATTATCGTTGATTCCACTTTGATTCGTCAGAAGAAGGATGATTCTCCATTAAACACCATGAATGCTCCTGCTAGTAAACCTGTTGTAAATAATAATGAAACTTCTCAACCACTGCCGAGATCTTTTGTGCAGGAAGTTTCAGGTACTGGCAGTAGTATCAATCCTCGTTATACTTTGGACAGTTTCGTTGTTGGCCAAGAAAATCAATTAGCATTTGCTGCAGCCAAAGCAGTGAGCAATGCGCCGGGTGAGGCTTATAACCCATTATTTATTTATGGGGGCGTTGGCTTAGGAAAGACTCATTTGCTCCAGTCTATTGGTAATGCAGTGCTCAAAAAACATCCTCGTAAGCGTGTGCACTACTCTACTTCTGAGGAGTTTACCAATGAGTACATTGCTATGGTGCAAAAGAAGCGGGCGTCCTCATTTAAGGAAAAGTATCGCAATCTAGATCTATTAATTGTTGATGATGTTCAGTTTTGGGCTGGAAAAGAACAAACTCAGGTGGAATTTTTCCATACCTTCAATGCCCTGTATGAGGCGGGTAAGCAAATTGTATTGAGTAGTGACAGACCACCAAGAGAAATTACTAATTTAGAGCAGCGCCTTAAGTCCCGTTTTGAGATGGGTATGCTGATTGATATTCAGCCGCCTATGTATGAAACAAAATTGGCAATTTTGATTACTAAATGCCAGGAAAAAGGACATTTACTATCACAAGAGATTCTCGAATACATTGCGAACAATGCTGGTGCTAATGTACGTGAATTAGTGGGAGTATTGACCGGACTTTTAGCCTATATAGATTTACAAGGGAAAATGCCCAATTTGGAAGATGTCGCTCATATTTTTGATCGCTCCATGAAGCCTGAACGACCATCCGGTTCGCCAACAATAAAGTCTAGTGGCCCAATAGGCAGATCACTGAATGATGAAGATATTCTTAATATTACGGCAGAGGAGTTTAATTTAGCACCGGCAGATTTACTAAGTGATGTGAGAAAACGAGAAATTTTGGTGCCTCGTCAATTAGCAATGTATTTTATGCGAGAAGAATTACAACTTTCGTTAGAGCATATCGGTGAAATATTTGGTGGTAAAAATCATACGACTGTTATGCATGCCTGCCAAAAAATCGCCGATCAAATCAAAAAAGATAAAGTGCTGATTAAGCACTACAATGCAATTAAAAGAGCGCTTAGGTGAAGTCAGACAGGTGAAGTCAGAAGGCAGAGGGCAGGAGGCAGAAGTAAAGTTGGCAATATGAAGTCTAGTGGTATTCACTCATATCTTTATTGAGTTTGGCGATTTTCTCTTACTTCTGAATTCTGCCTCCTGACTTCAAATCCGTTTCCATTTTCCATACTGGCGTGGCAATAGGTCTTTTGCTTTGCTTGGGTCTGCCATTAATTGCTCACTAACTTTTTCTAGCATGATGGTGTTTTGTGAACCTTTCACCAAGACAATATCCCCTTCACTCAGCTTGGGAGTGATGAAATCAACTATTTCTTCTCGGGTTAGGAAATGTTTAAATGAAGCTTGGTTACGGTTGTGTTTGGGTTGATGTGCCAAGGCCTCGGCATAATAAGGGCCAAAGGCAATTACTAAATCACAGACATTACCCAAACAACTTAACATATCAACATGAGCTTCTTGGGTGATGTCTCCTAGTTCACGCATATCGCCCACAATGGCTATCCTTCTTTTGGCTGGTAAGTTGCGCAGTATCTCCAAAGACATTTTCATTGAAGCGGGAGAGGCATTATAGGAGCCTTCCAGTAAAATACTACCTTTAATTCCCGGTATTGCTGATAGCCGACCAGGAAGTGGTTTCAATGTGCTTAGTTGGCTAGCGATATCTTCCCAAGAAAGGTTTTGTAGTTTGCCAATAATAATTGCTGGCAAGCTGGAATATACTGGTGCTTTGCCAAGCAATGCTAAATGCAATGAATGGGGCTCATGATTATGTATCACCGCAAAATTTGTACCTTGTAAATCATACTCAATGTTAGTGGCATAAAAGCTAGCTCTTTCATTGAGGCCGAAAGTGATCAATGTTTTATCCTGAATATTCTTTGCCTGATCGTGAGTGGGGGGATTGTCATAATTAGCGATAACTATGCCGCCACTTTTCGTCCCATGAGCCAATTTCCATTTTTCTTTTACTAGTTCTTCGAAGCCACCAAAGTTCTGTGTGTGGACACTTTCTACTGTGGTGATGACACTGATATCTGGTTTAATAATAGTTAAAATTTCATCCATATCACCTGGCTTATCTATGCCACATTCCAGTACATAAAATTCTATCGAGCTGTCATAGATAAAAGTACGAAAGGAGATTCTCAAGACCTTGCCCAACCATTGCAAGAGATTCACAGCACTTTTTTCTCCTAATATTGCTAAGGGTAGCCCCAGTTCATTATTTAGACTGCCGTAATTTGCTCGCACTTTGAATGTGCGACCCAATACCTGGGCAATAGCCTCTTTGGTAGTGCTTTTGCCGACGCTACCAGTAATAGCAATGATTTTTGCTGTGGTATTTTTGATCTTTCTTTTGGCACACCAGATAATGTAGTTTTGAATGAGCTTTTTCATAGAGACGAGCCAAATGCTGCAGAGATGATGACATTAGCACGATACCATAAAAGATCAGAAGTTTTAGTTTTGCTTCTTTTCTTCTCTTGCTGCTAAACTCTCTTGGGTTTTTTATCTTATGAAAAGAATTTTAGCAATTGAAACATCTTGTGATGAAACTGCCTGTGCTGTTGTAGAGGATGGTGTCAAAGTGCTTTCTTCAATTGTGGCATCCCAAATTCCCTTGCATCAAATCACTCATGGTGTGGTACCGGAGGTGGCTGCTCGAGCGCATGTGGCACAAATTTTGCCAGTGATTGAAGAATCCATGAAGCAAGCAAATCTAGCTCCAGATGCTATTGATGCCGTGGCTGTGACCCAAGGGCCAGGGTTGGTGGGCTCTTTGATAGTGGGAGTGACGGCAGCTCAAGTGCTTAGTCGTTTGTGGTATAAGCCTTTATTGCGAGTGAACCACATCTTGGGCCATCTCTATGCTAACTTTTTGGGTCGGGAGCAACTTCCTCAACTACCGATACTTATTCTTAGTGTATCAGGTGGACACAATGATTTAGTTTTATTGAGTGAACATGGAAAGTATCAAGTATTGGGTCAAACACAGGATGACTCAGCAGGAGAGGCCTTTGATAAAGTGGCCAGAATGTTAGATCTGCCTTACCCAGGAGGGCCAGAAATAGATAAATTAGCCAAATTAGGAAAACCGGGCACATTTCAATTACCTAGGGCCTGGTTGCAACAAGTACCCACAGGTATGCGTCCCAAAGAAATAACCGATTTTAATTTTAGTTTTTCGGGGTTAAAAACTGCCGTATACGTACTGATAAAAAAGTTAGGAATCCTAACTTCAGAGCAAAAGGCCGATTTAGCATATGAGTTTCAAGAGGCTGTGTGTGACGTGATGGTTAGTAAATTAGTAGCTGCCTGGGAAAAGTATCAAACCCCAAGTGTCTTTATTTCTGGTGGTGTCTCGGCCAATCAAAGATTTCGGTCTTTGCTAGAAGCAAGTTTCATTAATAAGCCAGTACAGTATTTTTATCCATTGAAGTTGAGTTACTGCACAGATAATGCGGCGATGATTGGAGCGGCTGCGTACTTTAATCCCCAAGTAATTTCAGAGACATTGGAACCTGAGCCGAGTCTATGGCTTTGAATGAAGTCAGAAGGCCGATGGCAGAATTCAGAAGTGAAGTAGTGGGGCTGTTTTAGTTTGATAAAAAGTGCATACACAATTGGTTTTTTCAACAATTCTCGCTGCTATGTCCATTCCGAATTCTGAATTCAGCATTCAGAATTAAATTGATATTCATTTTTACATCATCTAAAATAATTTTACTCTACTTGATGTAGAGCTAATAAAGATCATTAACCAATTATTTTTATGCATAATTGTATGGACGGTTCTTGTGATTGCGATTGTTCTGCTATGGATGGGTCTTCTGTTCCTGCTAAGGTTGGTGAAGAGGCGCCTCTATTTGCTGCTGATGCTCTAGTAGGAAAAGAGTTTAAGCATGTTACTAGTCAAGATTTTGAGGGTAGGTGGCTAATGCTTTTCTTTTACCCATTAGATTTTACTTTTGTTTGTCCTACTGAATTGCTGGAACTGAATAAGCGTCATAAAGAGTTTGAAACGTTAAATTGTCAGATTATCGGTTGTAGTACCGATAGTGTTTATTCACATCAAGCCTGGGCAAAAGAAATCGGTGAATTCAATTTTCCCTTGCTAGCTGATATGACCAAAGAAATTGCTGCTGAATATGGTGTTTTAGTTGAGGAAAAGGGGGTTTCTTTACGTGGGGCTTTCTTGATTGATCCCAATGGCATTTTGCAATCAGCAACTATCAACAATTTACCTGTAGGTCGCAATATTGATGAGCTAATCCGAGTACTCAAAGCCTTCCAAACTGGCGAACTATGTCCTGTGGGTTGGCATGAAGGCGGGAAGACTTTAGGAAAAGCCTAGTTTAAGAGCTAAGAGCGAAGAGCTGAGAGCTAAGAGATCCGATCCATCTTAGCTCTTAGCATTTAGCTCTTAGCTCTTTCTATTTGTCCATTACGCCAATTTTTACTAAATTTTGGTAGTGTTCTGGGTAATTTTGATAAATAAATTCCATATATTTTCCTCTGGTATTCGCTAGAGTGAGTCCATGTTCTTGGGCAAATTGACCGATTTTCTCATGGGCTGCTTGGGTTTCGCTATTATCAGCTACTTGCAGTTCTATTTCAGCAATTTCGTAATGATAGGGAGTATTGTCACGAACCAGAGAAAATGTAGCTTCATCTAAATCAATAATGAAGCCTGCTTTATTGTACGTGGTGCGGATAGTTTTGATGGATGCCCGTGGTCGGAAAGCGTTTTTTATTAAGCTGCTTTCGAGATTCTTCGTTAGCTCTATTCCTATTTTCTGGGCAATCATTTTTTCATCACTGATTTCGTCCATAATGGTGGTATACGAAGAACCATCATTTTGCTTGGCCATTGGTGCTTTGAGCTCGAAGTGGCCATTTTTTCTTTTTAGGGAAAGGTTGGTAAGTCCTAATTGCCATTGATCATTGTCCCAAAATTCTACTACGAATTCTTTGACTCCGACAAAGGCTGCTCCAGTTAATAACTTTGCTTTGGTTTCTGGAGTGAGACGAAACTTGGCTTCTACTTCGATCATGAAAAAGTTTAAAACTATCGCTAGCCTACATTTCTATGATTGAAAGGTAAATGTGCCTAGTCAGATCAAAATAAAATCAGTAAGGTGATGATGTTTTTTCAATAGCTTTTCTATGAAAAAAGTTTTTTGCTTTGGTGTTTTTGATGGTATCCATGATGGTCATAGGGAGATGCTGAAAGAAGCTCGATCCTTAGGTGATTATTTGATTGTCGCACTTACTCAAGATCATGTTGTGGAACAATTAAAAAAGAAGCGGTCTAGGAATACTCTGGCGGAGCGAATCAAAAGTCTAGCAGAAACTGGTCTGGCTGATGAAGTGGTGGCAGGAGATCAGGCTATCCAAAGTTGGCAGGTACTACAGTCGTATCAACCAGATATTATTGCTTTAGGCTACGATCAGTTGCGATTACTCGATGCGTTGGGTCAAGCGATTCGCAACTTTTCTTTTTCGCTTCAAATTGTTGTCCTCAAACCCCATAAACCCGAAGAATTACATTCTAGTTTATTATTTCCTAGCAAAGATTAACCTACTTCAATACCGAATAATTTGCGGAAAGTGGAACCTAGGATGAAGGTGATAATAGTGACGCCGATACTTAGTGCTGCCATTTGAATAAATTCATGCCAAAATTTGCGGTGAAAAATTACTGATGCGTAAAAAGAAATCAAGGTAACAATCAGGAAAATAAAGACAAACATCAGTGCTATAGCTGAATAAAGTGAGCTGAATAGCAAATATGGAGTAACTAAGATAAGCACCACGATAATATAAGCAATACCTGTGTAGAGTGCTGCTTTTTTAGGATCTTTTCCCACCTCATAGCGGGCTTGAATATATGCTGAAGCAGCCATAGAAAGGCTGGCTGCTATACCAGTGATTAGGCCTGTTAGTGCTACTACCAAATGATTGCCCAGAGCAAAAGAAAAACCCACTAATGCTCCAGTGAGTTCAATTAGACCATCGTTGAGTCCTAATACAATATTACTCATAAATTGAATTTTGTGCTCTTGTATTTGCTCAATTAGTTGAGCTTCATGGGACTTTTCATGGGCAAGAATCTTTTTTACTTCGTTCTGCATTTTGGGTGAAGCTTGAGCAATGAATTCTTCATAGGCAACAATCATTCTCTTTTCTCTGGTTTCCAAAAATTTAGCAGTAAAGGTAAGGCCAAATATTTTTCTCAGTAAAATAAAACGCCAAATATCTAATCTGCTGATTCTAAAAGTTTTTTTATCTGCTAGTTTTTGCCAGAAATGAAAATCCTCTAATTCTTGCCCAATTAACTTTTCCAGCACTCTTTTAAATTCCTGATTCTTTTCTCTTTTGGCTAATTCTTGATAAACAATATAATCACGATATTGATGATAAGCGAAATATGTTGCTGATTTCATGGTGAAGCAGAGTTACCAGTTAATAATGCTATTTTTTTATTTGCTTGTGGGCATTTTCGTATTGGGCTATGAAGCTTTTCACCGAAGTGCGTCCGATTACTTTTCCTATAAGTTCTACTGGTAAATCCTCCAGCTTTTTAAAACGGATACATGATTTGCCCATATCCAGCTTTTTGCCACTAGCCTGGTATTCTTTTACAAACCAGTCTTTTGTCGACTCATCACCATAGACACACATCAAATACACCGCCATGTGATTCTTTTGAGAAGCGAGAGAAGCGATAGCCAATGGTTGATTATTGTATGTCTTAGGAAAAATAGAAAAAGGTACAATATAAGAAATCATACCGTATTGCATTACTTCTTCATATCCTTCAGAAAGGTTCTTGAGAATAATATCTCTGATCGTGCTGAGTGCTTTTCTTCGTTCAGGTTCCAGTCCATTGAGATACTCTTCGACAGTTTTTGCAGTACTTTGCATAGCGTGAAATTTAACACTATCACTATAGCATGAGTTATCGTGTTGTCTGGGGAAAGGGGCCGCTGGAGTTGATCACGCTTCTCCAGTACAGTGGCTAAGACATTTATGCCACAATTGATGAATTGGCTATATTTCGCACTTCTTGCTTCAGCTAGTTTTGGTTTCTACAATTTTTTTAGCAAATTAGCTACTGATAAATTTAGTGCTAGTATTACGCTGATGTTTGTCGCTGGTACGGCTTTTATTGTAGCTGCTATTACCACATTCAGTTTGAAAACAAGTGGATTACCGCTGCAATTTTCTTTTAAACATATCCATTTACCAATACTAGCTGGTTTTGCTACTGGTATCGCTGAAATATTGTATTTTATGGCATTCGCAAAGGGCGCTCCATTATCCATTGGTGCACCCTTTGTGATTGGTACTACTATTATTATTGCCTCAATACTGGGAATGATTTTTTTGCGGGAGCCACTTTCTTTGCTAAAATCAGTTGGTTTTCTGCTTACTCTTAGTGGTTTGATCCTTTTAGCTAAAAGCTGAGCTATGGATATGCTTAAAGTGCCAGAAATAAAAGTCGGTGTTTTGGTTTACAATGACCAAGGCGAAATCCTGCTGGTTACTTCTCATAAATGGCAAGATAAATGGATGGTTCCTGGTGGTGGGGTAGAATGGGGAGAAAGTTTAGAAGAAACTGTTCGCCGCGAAATAAAAGAGGAGACGACTCTGGATATTACCGACATACATTTGTTGGGAGTGCAAGAAAGTGTTTTGTCACCAGAGTTTTTTAAGCCTGCCCATATCATATTCTTGGACTATTGTGCGAAGCTTGTTGGTGGTAACCTTCAGCTTAACCAAGAGTTGCAGCAATATCAGTGGATTATGCCGGAAGCTGCTTATGCACTAGATTTAAAACCATCGATCAGATTATTTATTAAAAATTTTCAGAGATTCATAGCCCACAATTGTGGCCAAGATTTGTTCTCCATGTAAGCTATTTACTATGAATAAAAATTATCAATTTGCTACCTTTGGTGCTGGTTGTTTCTGGGGAGTGGAAGAAACTTTTCGTAAAGTTCCAGGGGTGGTGGAAACTACTGTGGGGTATGAAGGAGGAGTGACAGAAAGTCCTACATACGACGATGTCTGTGCTAAAAATACCGGTCATGCTGAAGTGGTACAGGTAATTTATGATCCTCAACAGATATCCTATGAGGCATTGTTGGATGTGTTTTGGCAAAATCATAATCCTACAACCTACAATCGTCAGGGGCCTGATGTGGGCAGTCAATATCGCTCAGTAATTTTCTATCATACGCCAGAACAAAAGTTAGCTGCTGAAATCTCTAAAGATGTACTTGATAAGTCAGGTAAATTCAATCGTGCAGTGGTGACACAAATTGTTCCTGCGCAACCTTTTTATCGTGCAGAAGAATACCATCAGAGGTATTTAAGCAAGCTCGGAAGAGATAGTTGCCGTATTTAAGAATCCAGAAGCTAGATTTTTTCTCACTTACCGAGTGAAGTCAGAAGGCAGGAGGCAGAAGTAAACTTGGCAATATGAAGTCTAGTGTTATTCACTCATATCTTTGTTGGTTCAAGCGATTTTCTCTTACTTCTGAATTCTGCCTTCTGACTCCTAACTTCAAATGCCTTCTGCCTTCATATCCACAATTTGTATAGGGTCGACCCATTCGATACACTCAGGGCAAGCAAGTTTACTACAAGATCCGTAATCTGCAATTTCTTATGTCTCATCTCAATGTAGAAATCAAGGCTCGTTGCAAAGATCAAAATAAAATCCGTGAGTTACTAAAAAGTAAAGATGCCGATTTTAAGGGAGTTGACCATCAAATTGATACATATTTTAAGGTGCCCAATGGCCGTTTAAAGTTGCGAGAAGGTAATATCGAAAACGCTTTGATTTTTTATAGTAGAGAAAATAAACAGGGTCCCAAAGAATCTCATGTGAGCATGTGTGCGATGCCGCCAGAAGCAAATTTAAAAGAGGTTTTGGCGCAAGCTCTCGATATCCTAGTAGTGGTTGATAAAGAAAGAGAAATATATTTTATTGAAAATGTTAAATTCCACTTAGACCTAGTACAAGGATTAGGCACCTTTGTTGAGATTGAAGCAATTGATATGATCGGAAATAATGATAAAGATAAGTTATTGCAACAATGTAATTTCTATTTAGAGTTGTTTGGTATTGCCAATGATGATTTGTTGTCACAATCTTATAGCGATTTACTTAGAGCCAAATAACTAACAGGCCAATAATGATAAATATCTTGAGTGCCGTTGAGTCGGTAGTAAATAGTGCCAAAGAGGTAAAGATTAACTACCTGGCTTTGAGTGGTGTGGCTAATTCTTTTCAAATGGCTGAGGCAAAATCTTGGCTACATGACGCTCCTTTTGATTTTTCTGTCTTGAGTGAAGAGGAAATGGTTAATTTCTTATTTCTTTTCTATGCCCTGATTTTTTGTTTTTGGGGAGAACCGAAGTGGGCTGTTACTTATCAAGAAAAAAGTTTCGATGGATCATTTGGTTTGTTGATAGCATTGCGTAGGGCAAAAGAAGAGGGAGTGCCTGTGTTTGATTGGAATTATTGGGCCACAATATCTCAGCATCACCTTGCTACTATATTGCGAGGCAATGTAGAGATCCCTCTTTTTTCAGCACGCCTGGACATTATGCATGAGGTTGGTAAGGGGATTGAAGATAATTGGCAAGGTAATATCGCTAATCTTATTCAAGCTGCACAACATGATGCTCAAGAACTTTTATTACTAATAAGCAATAATTTCCCTTCCTTTCGTGACGTAGCTCAATACCAAGGAAGAATAGTGCCTTTTTATAAAAGAGCGCAGCTTTTCATTGTCGATATCTACCAATTTCTAGAAAATAAAGGACTTGGTAACTTTTCTAATATTAAGACCATTACTGCTTTGGCAGATTATAAGTTACCGCAGACCTTACGCCATCTTGGGATTCTCCAATACACTCCTAAGCTAGCATCTATTGTTGATAGCAAGAATAGTTTGCCACATGGTGCTGAAGCTGAAGTTGAAATCCGGGCTGCCACCGTTTGGGCTGTGGAATTGTTAAGGAGAGAACTAGCACCGAAGTTTCCTACTATTACTGCTACTGTGATTAATGACTATTTATGGCTTATGAGTCAGAGCTTGGCTAATACTGTCAAGCCGTATCATCGTACTTTAAATATTTACTATTAAGCTTTATCCACTCTTATGGCTGGTTATTCAGCTAAGCCATTATGGCAAAAGTTAGGTATGAAAGAGGAGGCTACTCATGTGATAATAAATATGCCCAAGGATTACCCTGCCCTGCTCAAAGCGGGTGAATATAAAATAGCACTGTGTGCCAATGTTTTTCCTAATGCCCATTTTATCCAATTGTTTACTAGTTCCAGAATGGAATTAGAGCAGATCTTCCCTGAGCTAATATCGGCTTTAGCAAGTAGAGGTATGATTTGGATTTCTTGGCCTAAAAAATCGGCCAAGGTAGTAACTGACTTAGATGAAAATATTATCCGTGAAATTGGCTTAGCTTTAGGTATTGTGGATGTGAAGGTCTGTGCGATAGATGAAGTCTGGTCCGGTCTGAAGTTTCTGCGTAGAAAAAATAAGTGAGTAGAATATTAAAATTTATTTTGATATTAATACACTGAGTTTTTCCATTTTTATATTCTGCTACAATCAATCTGCTTACTATTTCTATGGAAAAAAGTTTTGTCGTTCAAAAAGCGGAAGAAATTCAAAGGCTATTTAACCCTAGTTTTTTTTCGCCTTTTCCTTACCAAAATATCCTGGACAAATTTAGCGATTTGAAAATCTTCTTAATCGATTTAGATCAAGGGGTTTCAGGGGTTATTCGTTATGAAGAAAACTTGAAAGAGTTTCATATCTTTGTGGATCAAAAGAAATCTGAAACACGGCAACACTTTACCATTGCTCATGAACTGGGACATTATTTTTTACATCAGGATATTATCAAAAAAGAAAATCTCATAGTCGATGGTGATAATATTTTTGACACTGGCGGAATGCTTTTTCGTCTAGATGGAGTGCCAGGGACTCAATTTGAAATGGAGGCCAATGAATTTGCGGCTACCTTAATTATGCCTGAATCGTTAGTCCGTGAAGCATGGGAAAAGTTAAAGAGTGTTGACGACTGTGCTAGCATCTTTCATGTTTCCCCTTTGGCTATGAGTATTCGCCTAGAAAAACTAGCTTTACTTTCATGATATGGCTTATTCGAAGCAACTTCCTTCTTCGCCACAGTATCAGAGGCAAAAAGCACAAGTAGAAAAAACTTTAGCAAAACAGAAGAGTTATGTTCAGGAATACAGGTTTCCTCGTACTCCTGTCCAACCCACTATTCCCGAGCAAACTGATGCTCGTTACCAAGAATTACAAAATCGTGCATTAGAACAAGATATTTTGCTCAAAAAAGCAGCCTTCAATCGGTTATTCTTATTTTTAGCAATTGAAACAGTTGCCGTATTTGTACTCAGTCTATTGCAGGCCTGGCATACTAGTGGCTTCGCTTTAGAAGAATGGAGTTTCCGACTATTACTAGCTTGCACTATTGTTCAAATTACTATCATGTTGTCAGTAGCGATAAAACATTTGTTTCCAGACAAACTTGATAATGAAGGCGTGATTAAGGATTTACTAAAAAGAATCCTAAAGTAGTCAATAACATCACAAGCAGAACAATCAAAACAATGAC contains the following coding sequences:
- the msrA gene encoding peptide-methionine (S)-S-oxide reductase MsrA → MNKNYQFATFGAGCFWGVEETFRKVPGVVETTVGYEGGVTESPTYDDVCAKNTGHAEVVQVIYDPQQISYEALLDVFWQNHNPTTYNRQGPDVGSQYRSVIFYHTPEQKLAAEISKDVLDKSGKFNRAVVTQIVPAQPFYRAEEYHQRYLSKLGRDSCRI
- a CDS encoding class IV adenylate cyclase, which produces MSHLNVEIKARCKDQNKIRELLKSKDADFKGVDHQIDTYFKVPNGRLKLREGNIENALIFYSRENKQGPKESHVSMCAMPPEANLKEVLAQALDILVVVDKEREIYFIENVKFHLDLVQGLGTFVEIEAIDMIGNNDKDKLLQQCNFYLELFGIANDDLLSQSYSDLLRAK
- a CDS encoding DUF3052 domain-containing protein, whose protein sequence is MAGYSAKPLWQKLGMKEEATHVIINMPKDYPALLKAGEYKIALCANVFPNAHFIQLFTSSRMELEQIFPELISALASRGMIWISWPKKSAKVVTDLDENIIREIGLALGIVDVKVCAIDEVWSGLKFLRRKNK
- a CDS encoding ImmA/IrrE family metallo-endopeptidase encodes the protein MEKSFVVQKAEEIQRLFNPSFFSPFPYQNILDKFSDLKIFLIDLDQGVSGVIRYEENLKEFHIFVDQKKSETRQHFTIAHELGHYFLHQDIIKKENLIVDGDNIFDTGGMLFRLDGVPGTQFEMEANEFAATLIMPESLVREAWEKLKSVDDCASIFHVSPLAMSIRLEKLALLS